A part of Paenibacillus sp. 481 genomic DNA contains:
- the cas7c gene encoding type I-C CRISPR-associated protein Cas7/Csd2: MSNEKIFQPIQKRYDFTVFFDVTNGNPNGDPDAGNMPRMDAETGHGIVTDVCLKRKVRNYVEIVKGADTGHGIYVTEGAVLNEQHRRAYVSIRGDEEAKAQELKPKDKSEAHILTQWMCSNFYDVRAFGAVMTTKVNCGQVKGPVQFTFARSVDPIFPSEITITRQAVTQEGQEKEREMGRKHIVPYAIYRMNGFISAHLASKTNFTDEDLSLLWDSIVNMFEHDRSASRGEMTVRKLIIFEHESPLGQAPAHQLFDRISVEKAQKDADQPARSYQDYVITIDQNQLPAGVSIIEK; encoded by the coding sequence ATGAGTAATGAGAAAATTTTTCAACCAATCCAGAAACGATATGATTTCACTGTCTTTTTTGATGTAACGAATGGAAATCCGAACGGCGATCCAGATGCAGGTAACATGCCGCGTATGGATGCGGAAACAGGGCACGGTATTGTCACTGATGTATGTCTAAAACGAAAAGTTCGGAACTATGTGGAAATCGTTAAAGGTGCTGATACAGGTCACGGAATTTATGTGACGGAAGGTGCTGTACTGAACGAGCAGCATCGTAGAGCTTACGTTTCTATTCGTGGAGATGAAGAAGCTAAAGCGCAAGAATTGAAACCAAAGGATAAATCTGAGGCCCATATCCTTACGCAATGGATGTGCAGCAATTTCTATGATGTTCGAGCTTTTGGTGCCGTTATGACGACTAAAGTCAATTGTGGTCAAGTGAAGGGGCCTGTGCAATTTACGTTTGCTCGTAGTGTAGACCCTATTTTTCCAAGTGAAATTACGATTACGCGTCAAGCTGTTACTCAGGAAGGTCAGGAAAAAGAACGTGAGATGGGTCGCAAGCACATTGTTCCTTATGCCATTTATCGAATGAATGGGTTCATATCGGCTCATTTAGCGAGTAAGACGAATTTTACAGATGAGGACTTGAGTCTGCTCTGGGATTCGATTGTTAATATGTTTGAACACGATCGCTCCGCTTCGCGGGGAGAAATGACCGTTAGAAAGCTCATTATTTTTGAACATGAATCACCATTAGGTCAAGCACCTGCACATCAATTGTTTGATCGAATTTCGGTAGAGAAGGCGCAGAAAGATGCAGATCAACCAGCCCGCTCCTATCAGGATTACGTGATTACGATTGATCAGAATCAGCTTCCGGCAGGCGTGTCCATTATCGAAAAGTGA
- the cas4 gene encoding CRISPR-associated protein Cas4: MAYTEDELLALSGIQHYAYCTRQWALIHLEQQWAENVRTFEGRQLHQRVDNVYLQESRGNILIRRAVPLVSYNLGIYGVSDVVEFRKADTDSHDVGLTLHERDGEWVPYPVEYKRGKPKPLAWDELQLCAQAMCLEEMLHIPVPEGAIYYKEWERRVPITFHEKLRQQVEELYKEMHRLLAEGNTPTARYGNKCRHCSLESICVPKLNRKTSQYLQQLFDDEWAGKEET, from the coding sequence ATGGCTTATACGGAGGATGAACTACTGGCGTTGTCAGGAATTCAGCATTATGCGTATTGTACGCGTCAATGGGCACTCATTCATTTGGAACAGCAATGGGCAGAAAATGTACGAACATTTGAAGGACGACAGCTTCATCAACGTGTAGATAACGTTTATTTACAGGAATCACGGGGAAATATCCTCATTCGCAGAGCCGTGCCCCTCGTTTCCTATAACTTAGGAATATATGGGGTATCCGATGTAGTTGAATTTCGAAAAGCTGACACTGATAGTCATGACGTGGGATTGACTCTTCATGAGCGAGATGGGGAATGGGTACCTTATCCTGTGGAGTACAAGAGAGGGAAGCCAAAGCCATTAGCATGGGATGAACTGCAACTGTGTGCCCAAGCGATGTGTTTAGAAGAGATGTTGCATATACCCGTACCTGAAGGAGCGATATATTATAAGGAATGGGAACGACGAGTCCCTATTACATTTCATGAGAAACTTCGACAACAGGTAGAAGAGTTATACAAAGAAATGCACCGTTTACTCGCTGAAGGAAATACACCCACTGCTAGATATGGGAACAAATGTAGACATTGTTCTCTGGAATCGATTTGTGTCCCTAAACTGAATCGCAAGACGAGTCAATATCTCCAACAGTTATTTGATGATGAGTGGGCTGGGAAGGAAGAAACCTAA
- the cas1c gene encoding type I-C CRISPR-associated endonuclease Cas1c — MRKLLNILYVTSPKSYIKRDGENIVIYNDQTETFRIPAHNLEGIVMFGYMGASPGAMQLCTEQGIALSFLKESGQFMARVQGKVSGNVLLRRRQYRMADMDADCVRIATRFIAAKVANSRNVLIRGIRDHGEHVNQTLVRNTSDELKKSVRKVMHVTSLDEILGVEGDASKRYFAAMNELILYGKEAFYMKGRNRRPPRDRMNALLSYLYTFLMLETQSALETVGLDPAVGFLHRDRPGRASLALDVMEELRAYMVDRLALSLVNRKQIQVNDFLVQENEAVILKQDARKKVISAWQERKQTVITHPYLKEKIQLGLLPYVQALLLARHIRGDLDDYPPFVWK; from the coding sequence ATGCGTAAGCTGTTAAATATTTTGTATGTAACTTCTCCTAAGTCTTACATCAAGCGAGATGGAGAAAATATCGTCATTTACAACGATCAGACAGAGACTTTTCGGATTCCAGCACACAACCTTGAGGGCATTGTGATGTTTGGATATATGGGGGCTAGTCCTGGTGCAATGCAACTGTGCACGGAGCAGGGGATTGCCCTCTCTTTTCTGAAGGAAAGTGGACAGTTTATGGCTAGGGTACAAGGTAAGGTGTCAGGAAACGTGCTATTACGTCGCAGGCAATACCGTATGGCTGATATGGATGCGGATTGTGTGCGTATAGCTACCCGATTCATTGCAGCGAAGGTGGCCAATTCCCGAAATGTGTTGATCCGAGGCATTCGGGATCATGGGGAACATGTCAATCAAACATTAGTTCGTAATACTTCAGATGAATTGAAAAAATCGGTACGCAAAGTCATGCATGTCACGTCTCTAGATGAGATTCTGGGGGTAGAGGGTGACGCATCCAAAAGGTATTTTGCTGCGATGAATGAGCTTATTTTATATGGAAAAGAAGCGTTTTATATGAAAGGGAGAAATCGTCGTCCACCTCGGGATCGTATGAATGCACTATTGTCCTATTTATATACTTTTTTGATGCTGGAAACGCAATCTGCTCTAGAGACGGTTGGATTGGACCCGGCAGTAGGATTTTTGCATAGAGACAGGCCAGGCAGAGCAAGTCTGGCTTTGGATGTTATGGAAGAGCTTCGGGCATATATGGTGGATCGTTTGGCACTATCTCTTGTGAATCGAAAGCAAATCCAAGTGAACGATTTTCTTGTTCAGGAGAATGAAGCCGTTATTTTGAAACAAGATGCTCGCAAAAAGGTAATCTCTGCTTGGCAGGAACGCAAGCAAACCGTTATCACCCATCCGTATTTGAAGGAGAAAATACAACTAGGTTTGCTGCCTTACGTTCAAGCTTTACTGTTAGCTCGACATATTCGAGGTGATTTGGATGATTATCCTCCATTTGTATGGAAGTGA
- a CDS encoding CAP-associated domain-containing protein, protein MRKIIAISAFAFLFTGLSYMAPSHMVGTSYVSTAYAQEQSGLFNISLGASEAAVVATLGEPNRKDLSPLGYTWFIYNSDPSKYVQIGIADGKVVDMYSNAPQAQIGGVGVGTSQADFRKAFTVANSVTFSHLNAKLTLQNQSSRILVNQNNQAYVFYVDRANDNKISAIRVIEPQKLMQSRLYSSRISYYGSKAPNFSAPSLNAEQQVAVAEANEKQVFDLLNVARSRNGLPPLTWNESAAQVARSHSKDMKENNFFGSMSPTTGKDSSARLNDANIAFDRAAEFISGGTGSAIDTYENMIGNSSNRNTILEKEFTTLGVGAFANYYTKLFVTPSNFGNVEEPSTVPGTDTGVGTGSGTGTTPEANSGIGNGASSGSGNSNGNSNGNSTGSGVDLNTGSDTGVETKSTLFNLSIGAMEEDVVKQLGSPARMEPSGLGYTWWIYNSNPSTYVQIGIQDGKVVDVYSNGSQAQVGKIGIGSGEEILRETFSITNEVKFAYKGSNIVVQNQRENTLMVKDNVAYIFYLDKHDNYKVTGIRIMEPFKMLQGQNYAFSYSYRGAKPDFTAPTLSEAENKAVAEAFEKQVFDLANVIRVRNGLPLFTWNEEAAVVGRGHSKDMKDNNFFAHMSPTTGKSVGGRLKDASVNYRLAGENLATGMNSAIVAHEGWMNSLGHRKNMLNKDFATLGVGVVLDYYTQVFVTPFNNRF, encoded by the coding sequence ATGCGTAAGATTATAGCTATTAGTGCGTTTGCTTTTCTGTTTACCGGTCTATCTTATATGGCCCCATCTCATATGGTTGGGACAAGTTATGTATCAACTGCTTATGCGCAAGAGCAAAGCGGTCTATTCAACATTTCACTTGGTGCTTCCGAAGCAGCGGTTGTAGCTACGCTTGGTGAACCGAATCGCAAAGATCTGAGTCCGCTTGGGTATACATGGTTTATTTACAATAGCGATCCTTCTAAATATGTGCAAATCGGAATCGCGGACGGCAAAGTGGTCGATATGTATTCCAATGCTCCGCAAGCTCAAATTGGAGGAGTAGGTGTAGGGACGAGTCAGGCTGATTTTAGAAAGGCGTTTACCGTAGCAAACAGTGTAACGTTCTCTCACTTAAACGCGAAGCTTACGTTACAAAATCAGTCGTCTCGCATTTTAGTGAATCAAAACAATCAGGCCTATGTGTTTTATGTTGATCGGGCAAACGACAATAAGATTTCAGCGATTCGTGTCATCGAACCGCAAAAATTGATGCAAAGCCGCCTCTACTCGTCGCGCATTTCTTACTACGGGTCAAAAGCTCCTAACTTCTCTGCTCCATCGCTTAACGCTGAACAACAAGTAGCAGTTGCTGAGGCAAACGAAAAACAAGTATTCGACCTGTTAAACGTGGCTCGTTCTCGCAACGGCCTGCCACCGTTAACTTGGAATGAATCGGCAGCTCAAGTAGCGCGGTCTCATAGCAAGGATATGAAAGAAAACAACTTTTTCGGCAGCATGTCGCCTACGACTGGTAAAGATTCGTCCGCACGCTTGAATGACGCAAATATTGCTTTTGACCGCGCCGCAGAATTTATTTCAGGCGGTACAGGCAGCGCCATCGATACTTACGAGAATATGATTGGCAACTCTTCCAACCGTAATACGATCTTGGAAAAAGAGTTCACAACGCTAGGTGTAGGCGCTTTTGCGAATTATTATACGAAGCTGTTCGTAACACCGTCCAATTTCGGAAACGTTGAAGAGCCAAGTACTGTGCCTGGAACAGATACTGGCGTTGGGACTGGTTCCGGAACAGGAACTACCCCTGAAGCAAATTCTGGTATTGGTAATGGTGCTAGTTCCGGGTCTGGCAATAGCAATGGCAATAGCAATGGCAATAGCACAGGTTCCGGCGTGGATTTGAATACGGGTTCCGATACTGGTGTGGAAACGAAAAGTACACTGTTCAATCTCTCTATCGGTGCGATGGAAGAAGATGTCGTAAAGCAGCTTGGCAGCCCTGCCCGCATGGAGCCATCCGGTCTGGGATACACATGGTGGATCTACAACAGCAATCCTTCAACTTACGTTCAAATTGGGATTCAAGACGGCAAAGTTGTTGACGTTTACTCGAATGGCTCCCAAGCCCAAGTAGGCAAGATTGGTATTGGTTCTGGCGAGGAGATTCTTAGAGAAACATTCAGCATCACAAACGAAGTTAAATTTGCCTATAAAGGGTCAAACATTGTTGTTCAGAATCAAAGGGAAAACACGCTCATGGTAAAAGATAATGTGGCGTATATCTTTTATTTGGACAAACACGACAACTATAAGGTGACGGGTATTCGGATCATGGAGCCATTTAAAATGCTGCAAGGCCAAAACTACGCCTTCTCCTATAGCTATCGGGGAGCGAAGCCCGATTTTACCGCGCCGACTTTGAGCGAAGCGGAAAATAAGGCGGTCGCTGAAGCGTTCGAGAAGCAAGTGTTTGATTTGGCTAACGTGATTCGTGTTCGCAACGGGCTGCCCCTGTTCACTTGGAATGAGGAAGCAGCTGTTGTAGGTAGAGGACACAGTAAAGATATGAAGGACAACAACTTCTTCGCACATATGTCTCCGACAACAGGGAAAAGTGTTGGCGGACGTTTGAAGGATGCGAGTGTTAACTATCGCCTAGCGGGAGAAAATTTGGCGACAGGAATGAATAGTGCGATTGTTGCTCACGAAGGTTGGATGAACAGCCTTGGCCATCGTAAAAATATGCTTAATAAAGATTTTGCAACGCTAGGTGTAGGTGTCGTTCTCGACTACTATACGCAAGTATTTGTAACACCTTTCAATAATAGATTCTAA
- the cas8c gene encoding type I-C CRISPR-associated protein Cas8c/Csd1: MILQALYERYVDLSQDPDSGISARFFSSVDVSFILQISLAGELLNIVDIRETVGRKLRPMKMIVPEQGVRSSGVKPYYLCDKLEYLIGLYTLNDKLTAAKKAKQVQDAAAKYESSALLHKQLLEDSIEESAIAITRFFTSWNPSQVRDHPVVVPLLDSLDKSTNQVAIFEVKGQIKQFVHQHESIRSAWIAFKEQESMKADRGGQCLITGAFNQPIARIHDMKIKGVRNAQSSGAALVSFNISSFESYNKEKSFNAPVSEQAVFAYTTALNHLLASESNRMTNMGDMTVVFWSGSNHKIIPSEEIAKFTQSFFVYDPDPTEVENDQDQNKLIYDLWSRVQRGDELTEDMVQALHTPFYVLGLSPNNARLGVRFFWKGDLQQLIYFFRLHATDLEIEQGYSQYRFPIVTRMLLETVRKGDKDVWKSISPSLGGQLFRSVIEGKPYPYLLFTSVLNRIKIEGEINSTRAAILKAYLARYARVQHNESLKEVITVGLNEQTQDVAYRLGRLFAVLEKAQQDAAGGPKKLNSTIKDRYFASAASTPANVFPVLLKLAQHHISKSKYGSFRDGEIEKIMSGMEVTEFPKYFNLHKQGVFMLGYYHQKNFMYKKGEDKDE; the protein is encoded by the coding sequence GTTTTTCAGTTCGGTAGATGTGTCCTTCATCCTGCAAATCTCGCTTGCGGGTGAGTTGTTAAATATAGTCGATATACGAGAAACAGTTGGTAGGAAGTTAAGGCCGATGAAAATGATTGTACCCGAACAAGGTGTAAGATCCAGCGGAGTTAAACCGTATTATCTCTGCGATAAGCTGGAGTATTTAATTGGCCTTTACACACTAAATGACAAGTTAACAGCAGCAAAGAAAGCCAAACAAGTACAAGACGCGGCAGCTAAATATGAGAGTAGTGCACTTCTTCACAAACAGTTATTAGAGGATAGTATCGAAGAATCAGCAATAGCAATCACTCGTTTCTTTACATCATGGAACCCATCACAGGTTAGAGATCATCCAGTCGTCGTGCCGCTGTTGGATTCATTGGACAAGTCTACCAATCAGGTTGCGATATTCGAGGTTAAAGGCCAAATTAAACAATTTGTTCATCAGCACGAATCAATTCGGTCTGCATGGATTGCGTTCAAGGAACAGGAATCGATGAAAGCTGATAGAGGCGGGCAATGTTTAATTACGGGAGCTTTTAATCAGCCTATTGCACGTATACATGATATGAAAATAAAAGGGGTTCGCAATGCGCAATCTAGCGGTGCTGCTCTAGTGTCATTCAATATTTCTTCTTTTGAGTCGTACAACAAGGAAAAAAGCTTTAACGCTCCAGTCAGCGAGCAGGCTGTATTTGCGTATACAACTGCTTTGAATCATCTGCTTGCTTCCGAGAGTAATCGCATGACTAATATGGGGGATATGACGGTCGTGTTTTGGAGTGGATCAAATCATAAAATTATTCCTTCTGAAGAAATTGCAAAATTTACACAATCCTTTTTTGTCTATGATCCGGACCCAACAGAAGTTGAGAATGATCAAGATCAAAATAAGTTGATATATGATTTATGGAGTCGTGTTCAGCGAGGGGATGAGCTAACAGAAGATATGGTACAAGCTCTACATACGCCCTTCTATGTACTCGGACTGTCGCCTAATAATGCTCGTCTAGGTGTCCGTTTTTTTTGGAAAGGAGATCTACAACAATTAATTTATTTCTTCCGTTTGCATGCTACTGATCTAGAGATTGAGCAAGGCTACAGTCAATATCGTTTTCCAATAGTTACAAGAATGCTTTTGGAGACAGTACGGAAGGGAGACAAAGACGTTTGGAAGTCTATATCTCCTTCCTTGGGGGGACAGTTATTTCGGTCCGTCATTGAAGGTAAGCCATATCCGTATTTGCTGTTCACCTCCGTACTGAATCGAATCAAAATTGAGGGTGAGATAAATTCAACGAGAGCAGCAATTTTGAAAGCTTACCTTGCGCGTTATGCACGTGTGCAACATAACGAATCATTAAAGGAGGTTATTACCGTGGGACTTAACGAGCAAACACAAGACGTGGCTTATCGACTAGGTCGCTTGTTCGCTGTGTTGGAGAAAGCACAACAGGATGCTGCAGGTGGTCCAAAAAAATTAAATAGTACGATAAAAGATCGTTATTTTGCTTCAGCAGCGAGTACGCCGGCGAATGTATTTCCTGTCCTATTAAAGTTAGCGCAGCATCATATTTCCAAATCAAAATACGGTTCATTTAGAGATGGTGAGATTGAGAAGATTATGTCAGGGATGGAAGTTACGGAATTCCCGAAGTATTTCAATTTACATAAACAAGGTGTTTTTATGTTGGGTTACTACCATCAAAAAAATTTCATGTACAAGAAAGGTGAGGACAAAGATGAGTAA
- a CDS encoding NUDIX hydrolase — protein sequence MEYTARATRPEEKWLEWAKQIQAIAQTGLTYCKDVYDLERYEMLREMSVDILANYTFASKDQVRMSFANETGYATPKVDVRAVVFKGNQILLVREKVDGAWALPGGWADIGCSPTEVAVKEVSEEAGFTVKAKRLLAVLDKKYHQHPPEPYHVYKLFIECEIVGGEAAVGTETSAVQFFAEHDLPSLSLERNTPAQIRTMFEFLKDPHKTVIVD from the coding sequence ATGGAGTACACTGCTAGGGCAACAAGACCGGAAGAGAAGTGGTTGGAGTGGGCGAAGCAAATTCAAGCGATTGCGCAAACGGGCTTAACGTATTGCAAGGACGTGTATGATCTAGAACGTTATGAAATGTTAAGAGAGATGAGCGTCGATATTTTGGCAAACTACACGTTCGCCAGTAAGGATCAAGTGCGAATGAGCTTTGCCAATGAAACGGGATATGCTACGCCTAAGGTGGACGTTCGGGCTGTCGTGTTTAAAGGGAATCAGATCTTATTAGTAAGGGAAAAGGTGGACGGTGCATGGGCGCTGCCAGGAGGATGGGCGGATATTGGGTGTTCACCGACCGAGGTTGCTGTTAAAGAAGTGAGTGAGGAAGCGGGATTCACGGTAAAGGCAAAGCGGCTACTTGCGGTATTGGATAAGAAGTACCATCAGCATCCACCGGAACCGTATCATGTGTACAAGCTGTTTATTGAATGTGAAATTGTTGGCGGGGAGGCAGCGGTGGGCACGGAAACGAGTGCGGTCCAATTTTTTGCGGAGCACGATTTGCCGTCGCTTTCTTTGGAGCGGAATACACCTGCGCAGATCAGAACGATGTTTGAATTTTTAAAAGACCCGCATAAAACGGTGATTGTGGATTAA
- a CDS encoding acyltransferase family protein, which translates to METQQQRDYLIDNCKGLLMFLVVLGHGLEYLRKEYELAEMMYVFIYLFHMPVFVFISGYLSKNIEKGRNNAVKNLLVPFLFFNVIWNFLQLASGWFTGVGKGVATIQLFSFFTPGWALWYLFSMFLWRLLLPDMLKIKNVLVVSVVIGLVARMFTEFDVFMSLSRTLVFTPFFLAGYYTNKGTLQKLRAFGKIPSIVMTILGVVVAIWFVTQSRIPVEFLWADRVYAEFERSDLQSIVLAAFVYGISFAFVYVFINLIPQTQTLLSKIGKNTMSVYLLHTYLISIVLAISPLVPSHAMQLAIIVGSSVVVTLLLSRDKVAARFGRFLNGLNRKIFVESKHNM; encoded by the coding sequence ATGGAGACACAACAACAAAGAGATTATTTAATCGACAACTGTAAAGGTCTGTTAATGTTTCTAGTCGTGTTGGGGCACGGCCTAGAGTATTTGCGGAAAGAGTATGAACTGGCCGAAATGATGTATGTGTTCATTTATTTGTTTCATATGCCTGTGTTCGTGTTTATATCCGGCTACTTATCCAAAAATATTGAAAAAGGCCGTAATAACGCGGTAAAAAATCTGCTCGTACCGTTCCTCTTTTTTAATGTGATATGGAACTTCTTGCAGCTCGCATCAGGTTGGTTTACGGGTGTGGGCAAAGGGGTTGCTACGATACAACTTTTTTCTTTTTTCACTCCTGGTTGGGCATTGTGGTATCTCTTTTCCATGTTTTTGTGGCGATTGCTGCTGCCAGATATGTTGAAAATTAAAAATGTACTTGTTGTTAGTGTTGTAATTGGCCTTGTAGCCCGTATGTTTACAGAATTCGATGTGTTTATGTCCTTGTCGCGTACATTGGTATTTACCCCATTCTTTTTGGCAGGCTACTATACGAATAAGGGAACATTGCAGAAGCTAAGAGCATTTGGAAAAATACCGTCTATTGTGATGACTATCCTCGGTGTTGTGGTAGCGATTTGGTTTGTTACGCAATCCCGTATCCCCGTCGAATTTTTGTGGGCTGATCGTGTGTATGCCGAATTTGAAAGAAGTGATTTGCAAAGTATTGTTTTGGCTGCATTCGTTTACGGCATAAGCTTCGCGTTTGTGTATGTGTTTATCAATTTGATTCCGCAGACACAAACCTTACTAAGTAAGATTGGAAAAAATACGATGTCGGTGTATTTGCTTCACACCTACTTGATTAGTATCGTACTAGCGATATCACCGCTTGTGCCTAGCCATGCCATGCAGTTGGCTATTATTGTGGGAAGTTCTGTTGTCGTGACCTTGTTGCTCTCAAGAGATAAGGTCGCTGCTCGCTTTGGGCGGTTTTTAAACGGGCTGAATCGCAAAATTTTCGTTGAGAGCAAACATAATATGTGA
- the cas2 gene encoding CRISPR-associated endonuclease Cas2 translates to MMVLVTYDVSTEDADGRRRLRQVAKACVNVGQRVQNSVFECNLDPLQLMQLKHQLEQIIDKNKDSVRYYNLGKNWGNRVEHVGAKETYNPEGIIII, encoded by the coding sequence ATGATGGTATTAGTTACATATGATGTGAGTACAGAAGATGCAGATGGTCGTCGCCGATTGCGTCAGGTAGCAAAAGCTTGTGTCAATGTAGGGCAGCGGGTTCAGAACTCCGTTTTTGAATGTAATCTAGACCCGTTGCAGCTTATGCAGTTGAAGCACCAGCTTGAGCAAATTATTGATAAAAATAAGGATAGTGTAAGGTACTATAACTTAGGGAAGAACTGGGGTAATCGGGTAGAACATGTAGGTGCAAAGGAAACCTACAATCCGGAAGGAATAATTATCATTTAA
- a CDS encoding FtsX-like permease family protein, whose amino-acid sequence MTLFSLAQKNIKGNIKNYLLYFMSMVISIVIFYTFNSFMYIPKITATVQHMDSSMSQTSYILIGFLIVFIGYSNAFFTKKRKKEVGLYSLLGVRKKVIARMLFFENMIIGAITLQFGLALGILFSRLFLMLLLQLLGLPIEVGFSIPMEAILTTAIVFIGIMLFTSVQSYLLIYRFKLIDLFQAEKKGEQVPKASLIAAIVAVVLLGGSYWLMFNAMAMLAMPIAVVGTYVLFRSLTVYLLKRAQHNKARYYNGINIIGTSNLLYRIKGNALMLTVIALLITAALPYVQAAFSEYAAVEKEARASAPFSYLHLSKGDAVDKQFERLIAADSEHPIIDQLDIPVVQVKGNSSAPFQGNQKEELGLHLISENTFDMIKQALNWEHLSIPDLTGGQAVALKQFINQPAETFSGHEVNVKVPLPQGNQMTKLELVKLEEQSLRLTSGPELLYLVVDDSMFNRIADQVSPITYKAYTVDDEQTTKETSELIMKLAGDDAQMMTFYDEYTELKAFTGMKIFVVSSLALVLLAATGSVIYFKQLTEAHADQPRYAILRKIGVSRKDVRRTIRKQTLFVFLLPLVVGMLNAGMLVLSVALQYNMDLRESITSFTYATAAYGVIYLMYYVLTIHSYNRIVNK is encoded by the coding sequence GTGACGTTATTTAGTTTGGCGCAAAAAAATATAAAGGGGAATATCAAAAACTACCTGCTCTATTTTATGTCCATGGTCATTAGTATCGTCATCTTCTATACGTTCAATTCTTTCATGTATATCCCAAAAATTACAGCTACGGTGCAGCATATGGATAGCTCGATGTCACAAACTTCTTACATTTTGATTGGCTTTTTAATTGTGTTTATTGGCTACTCGAATGCATTCTTTACCAAAAAGCGCAAAAAGGAAGTCGGCCTGTACTCCCTACTCGGGGTACGAAAAAAAGTAATTGCACGCATGCTCTTTTTTGAAAATATGATTATTGGCGCGATTACCTTACAATTCGGACTTGCGTTAGGCATTTTATTCTCCCGCTTGTTCTTGATGCTGCTGTTACAGCTGCTGGGCTTACCGATTGAGGTCGGTTTTAGTATCCCTATGGAAGCTATCTTGACAACGGCTATCGTATTTATTGGCATTATGCTGTTTACATCTGTGCAATCGTATTTGTTAATTTATCGCTTTAAGCTTATTGATTTATTCCAAGCCGAGAAAAAAGGGGAGCAAGTACCGAAGGCATCTCTTATTGCTGCTATCGTTGCAGTCGTGCTGCTTGGAGGCAGCTATTGGCTCATGTTCAACGCTATGGCTATGCTAGCTATGCCTATTGCGGTCGTTGGAACGTATGTATTGTTCCGTTCGTTGACGGTATATTTGCTGAAGCGCGCTCAACACAATAAGGCCCGTTACTACAACGGAATTAATATCATCGGGACGTCCAACTTGCTGTATCGGATTAAGGGGAACGCGCTAATGCTGACGGTCATTGCGCTACTTATTACTGCCGCGCTGCCTTACGTGCAAGCCGCTTTCTCGGAATACGCTGCTGTCGAGAAAGAAGCCCGCGCGTCCGCTCCGTTTAGTTATCTGCATCTGTCCAAGGGCGATGCGGTCGACAAGCAATTCGAGCGGCTCATTGCTGCGGATAGCGAACATCCGATCATCGACCAGCTCGATATTCCGGTCGTTCAAGTGAAAGGAAATAGTTCGGCTCCGTTTCAGGGCAATCAGAAGGAAGAGCTTGGGCTTCATTTGATCTCGGAAAATACGTTCGACATGATCAAGCAAGCTTTAAATTGGGAGCATCTTTCGATACCCGACTTAACTGGTGGACAAGCGGTAGCACTTAAACAATTTATTAATCAACCTGCCGAAACGTTTAGTGGTCACGAGGTAAACGTGAAAGTGCCACTCCCACAAGGGAATCAAATGACTAAGCTCGAGCTTGTGAAACTTGAAGAACAGTCGCTAAGACTAACATCTGGCCCAGAGCTGTTATACCTTGTCGTTGACGATTCAATGTTTAACCGTATCGCTGATCAGGTGAGCCCGATCACCTATAAGGCATATACAGTAGACGACGAACAAACGACGAAAGAAACGTCTGAACTCATCATGAAGCTCGCTGGTGATGATGCGCAGATGATGACATTTTATGATGAATACACCGAATTAAAAGCATTTACAGGGATGAAAATATTTGTCGTCAGCTCCTTAGCGCTAGTCCTGCTAGCAGCCACAGGAAGTGTCATTTACTTTAAGCAGCTAACCGAGGCGCATGCCGATCAACCTCGATATGCGATTTTACGCAAAATCGGCGTAAGCCGGAAAGATGTACGAAGAACGATACGTAAGCAAACGTTGTTTGTGTTTCTCCTCCCGCTAGTCGTTGGAATGCTGAATGCAGGGATGTTAGTCCTGTCGGTTGCTTTGCAATACAACATGGACCTTCGCGAGAGCATCACTTCGTTTACGTATGCTACCGCAGCGTATGGCGTTATTTATTTGATGTATTACGTGTTAACGATTCATTCATATAATCGGATTGTGAATAAATAA